A region from the Aegilops tauschii subsp. strangulata cultivar AL8/78 chromosome 5, Aet v6.0, whole genome shotgun sequence genome encodes:
- the LOC141022720 gene encoding uncharacterized protein — MADGKLDPPAGYAFDPAEHELITKFLRPRIADAFFASRLIHEFDAYSAAPGDLVEMYQHAQGTDKGDGKGGVWYFFTPARRHQTKGGRGGGRRQRGVADAGEGYYWHSEKGGIPVLDNQGKLVGHRRNLSYVKKLPGEKERIRIGWCMNEYSDDKQDGLVLCKVCVSRHRSETTYHEVINAPGSRKRKAADVQHPDAPRPQTPRRQEPPIVQQPGMLHEYGRWFMSDEGETFLPPGAVDDGSVDPGGFFTDDMLQDFPVLHDAVVAQGFLPGKLDGEVQEGTSAADDEDEAFRCTLDELLGLCDDTTVLV, encoded by the coding sequence CTCCCGCCGGCTACGCCTTCGACCCAGCCGAGCACGAGCTGATCACCAAGTTCCTCCGCCCACGGATCGCCGACGCCTTCTTCGCCAGCCGCCTCATCCACGAGTTCGACGCCTACTCCGCCGCCCCCGGCGACCTCGTCGAGATGTATCAACACGCGCAAGGAACGGACAAGGGCGACGGGAAAGGGGGCGTCTGGTACTTCTTCACCCCTGCCCGTCGTCACCAGACCAAAGGCGGCCGCGGTGGCGGGAGGCGACAGCGTGGCGTGGCCGACGCCGGCGAGGGTTACTACTGGCACTCGGAGAAGGGCGGGATACCCGTGCTAGACAACCAAGGTAAACTCGTAGGCCATAGACGAAACCTCAGCTACGTCAAGAAGTTGCCGGGAGAGAAAGAGAGGATCAGGATCGGCTGGTGCATGAACGAGTACAGCGATGACAAGCAAGACGGCTTGGTGCTCTGCAAGGTCTGCGTGTCTCGTCACAGGAGCGAGACCACATACCACGAGGTAATCAATGCTCCCGGTTCcaggaaaaggaaggccgccgACGTCCAGCACCCGGATGCTCCACGTCCCCAAACCCCACGCCGCCAGGAACCGCCGATCGTCCAACAACCCGGGATGCTTCACGAGTATGGGCGCTGGTTCATGTCCGACGAAGGCGAGACGTTCTTGCCGCCCGGAGCTGTGGACGACGGAAGCGTGGATCCAGGCGGGTTCTTCACCGACGACATGCTTCAAGATTTTCCCGTGCTCCATGACGCTGTGGTGGCGCAGGGGTTCTTGCCCGGCAAACTCGACGGCGAAGTCCAAGAAGGCACTAGTGCTGCAGATGATGAAGACGAGGCCTTCCGGTGCACGTTAGATGAGCTGCTCGGCTTGTGCGACGACACGACTGTACTAGTCTAG